From Carassius gibelio isolate Cgi1373 ecotype wild population from Czech Republic chromosome B23, carGib1.2-hapl.c, whole genome shotgun sequence, the proteins below share one genomic window:
- the plekhm2 gene encoding pleckstrin homology domain-containing family M member 2 isoform X1 gives MDQLKVKDRILENISLSVKKLQSYFAACEDETPAIRNHDRVLQRLCEHLDHALLYGLQDISSGYWVLVLHFTRREAVRQIDELQHIATNLGRSRAWLYLALSESSLESYLRLFQENQGLLQKYYYKNALVCSHDHLTLFLTLVSGLEFIRFDLELDVPYLDVAPYMPEYYKPHNLLDFEERLPSSDSLSLHSFTSLTSTNLEWDDSAIAPSSEDYDFGDIFPVLQSLPSADWEEGDLTDPVSGPRSSGSDPQTVVSDSVVVRATAGTIRTTSLSRSPTFRHNPFNEDSDTNTSADVTPVHMASRHASTTLADAEITNTELEVIRMARRRRPGKKRRGRGSTDSVSSEQNVISPDTADTEECLQIVVERDIVVNNSNLDSRGHLERSNGPDSESASNGRPEGEDEDPEAGLRLPEMTDTSMDSVGEPLRDVMDRLNGPLDGEHWQRSEGEEGEDGTCTSQDGPPHQRPFREDSGGKPPDPSRSFLQAPLPPADFYCFTSQSPDPAASCGGHNDSAGNGESQDVPVGDEDLGEAEKQATGQDPSIPLETSAEEECSKEEEKQQEEDKDHAAQCSHAAEFKVDNNHLLLLMIHVFRENEEQLFKMVRMSTGHMEGDLEPLFLLLTDCYIYLLRKGAAEKPYSVEEAVSYNELDYISVGLHQQTITLVCTNRRRQFLLDTADSSLTVWFLNVLKAALENGCREPPFPSVLTDATMEKLALSKFVCQETQCELSELSIRLYSLVHWEDPMDAVVASPTSPSGSRESSSAKEGALLYRAGSTYLGKEVWKSCYLVLSNGILYQYAERTDVTPLMSVTMGGGHCGGCRRSNSSEKPHAFQVILTERPPLELSAENELEMADWMQLLCQSVSKGIIPQGVAPAPCIPCCLVLTDRKLLTCHQDCQTSFFRSLGAADLNDVTAVGLEDDKEYCVIEFAEDRAQFLPPWVLYFSGCEERDRLLAELSQAWAAVYQVSLPRKPVSDPPVQKRCREALELMKSAWQRSDSLHRGRSEREPWC, from the exons ATGGATCAACTCAAAGTCAAAGACCGGATCCTCGAAAACATCTCTCTCTCCGTCAAGAAG TTGCAGAGTTATTTTGCTGCCTGTGAGGATGAGACGCCAGCCATCAGGAATCACGACCGGGTTCTTCAGCGGCTGTGTGAACACCTGGATCATGCTCTGCTTTATGG GCTGCAGGATATCTCATCGGGTTACTGGGTACTCGTATTACACTTCACAAGACGAGAGGCCGTCCGACAGATTGATGAGCTTCAGCACATAGCTACCAATCTTGGCAGAA GTCGTGCCTGGCTCTACTTAGCACTCAGTGAAAGTTCTTTAGAAAGCTACCTCCGACTCTTTCAGGAGAATCAGGGACTGCTCCAGAAATACTATTACAA AAATGCGCTGGTTTGCAGTCATGACCATCTCACACTGTTTCTTACGCTTGTCTCTGGCCTGGAGTTCATTCGCTTCGACCTGGAATTG GATGTCCCATATCTGGATGTTGCTCCTTACATGCCAGAATACTACAAACCCCACAATCTGTTGGATTTTGAGGAGAGGTTGCCAAGCTCTGATAGCCTGTCTCTGCACTCTTTCACATCCCTCACCTCCACTAACCTTGAGTGGGACGACAGCGCTATTGCCCCATCCAGTGAAG ATTATGATTTTGGTGACATCTTCCCTGTGTTGCAGTCATTGCCAAGTGCAGACTGGGAAG AGGGAGACTTGACCGATCCAGTCAGCGGGCCCCGCTCCTCCGGATCAGACCCTCAGACTGTTGTCAGTGATAGTGTTGTAGTGAGGGCCACTGCAGGAACCATCAGAACCACATCTCTGTCACGAAGCCCTACGTTTCGGCACAATCCCTTCAATGAGGACTCAGACACTAACACTTCAGCTGACGTCACCCCAGTGCACATGGCTAGCCGTCATGCTTCCACAACATTAGCGGATGCTGAGATCACCAACACTGAGCTGGAAGTCATTAG AATGGCAAGGCGCAGAAGGCCTGGTAAGAAACGACGGGGAAGAGGGTCGACAGACTCTGTGAGCAGCGAACAGAATGTCATCTCTCCAGACACGGCTGACACTGAGGAATGCCTTCAGATTGTAGTTGAGAGAGACATTGTAGTCAATAACAGTAATCTGGACAGTCGGGGTCATCTGGAGAGGTCAAATGGTCCAGACTCCGAGTCTGCAAGCAATGGGAGGCCAGAAGGAGAAGATGAAGACCCGGAGGCAGGGCTGAGGCTTCCTGAAATGACAGACACTTCCATGGACAGTGTGGGTGAACCCCTGCGTGATGTCATGGACAGACTGAACGGTCCTCTGGATGGAGAGCACTGGCAGAGGAGTGAAGGTGAGGAGGGAGAGGATGGAACTTGCACTAGTCAAGATGGACCGCCCCATCAGCGGCCCTTTCGAGAGGACTCGGGCGGTAAACCTCCAGACCCAAGTCGTAGCTTCTTGCAGGCCCCCCTTCCACCTGCGGACTTCTACTGCTTTACCTCACAGAGTCCAGACCCTGCTGCCTCGTGTGGTGGGCACAATGACTCTGCAGGGAATGGCGAGTCACAGGATGTTCCTGTTGGCGATGAAGATTTGGGAGAAGCAGAGAAACAAGCTACAGGGCAGGATCCCTCCATCCCCTTAGAGACGTCAGCTGAGGAGGAATGtagtaaagaagaagaaaagcagCAGGAGGAGGATAAAGACCATGCAGCACAGTGCTCCCATGCTGCAGAGTTTAA GGTGGATAACAATCACCTTCTGCTGCTCATGATTCACGTTTTCAGGGAGAATGAAGAACAGCTCTTTAAG ATGGTGAGAATGAGCACAGGCCACATGGAAGGAGATTTGGAGCCTCTGTTTCTGCTGTTGACGGACTGTTACATTTACCTCTTGCGAAAAG GGGCAGCGGAGAAGCCTTATAGTGTTGAGGAGGCGGTATCTTATAATGAGCTGGACTACATCTCT GTTGGACTTCACCAGCAGACTATCACTCTGGTGTGCACTAACAGAAGACGGCAGTTCCTTTTGGACACAGCCGACTCATCTCTGACTGT CTGGTTTCTGAATGTCCTGAAGGCGGCCTTGGAAAATGGCTGTAGGGAGCCTCCCTTCCCCTCAGTTCTAACTGACGCTACCATGGAGAAATTGGCTCTTTCTAAGTTTGTATGCCAAGAGACTCAGTGTGAG TTATCCGAGTTAAGCATCCGCCTGTATTCTCTGGTTCACTGGGAGGACCCAATGGATGCAGTGGTGGCTTCACCAACATCTCCGTCCGGCTCCAGAGAATCCAGTAGCGCTAAAGAGGGGGCACTGTTGTACCGCGCTGGGAGCACTTATTTGGGGAAGGAAGTGTGGAAAAGCTGTTACTTGGTTCTCAG CAACGGCATCCTGTATCAGTATGCAGAGAGGACTGATGTTACACCTTTGATGTCTGTTACCATGGG GGGAGGGCACTGTGGAGGCTGTAGGCGGTCAAACAGCTCAGAGAAGCCTCATGCTTTTCAAGTGATTCTGACAGAACGTCCTCCATTAGAGCTCAGTGCAGAAAATGAACTGGAAATGGCCGACTGGATGCAGTTGCTCTGCCAATCTGTTTCTAAAGGG ATTATTCCACAGGGAGTAGCTCCTGCACCCTGTATTCCGTGTTGCCTTGTACTCACAGACAGGAAGTTGCTCACATGTCACCAGGATTGCCAGACCAGTTTTTTCCGTTCTCTAGGAGCAGCTGATCTAAACGATGTCACAGCTGTTGGCCTGGAAGATGATAAAGAATACTGTGTCATT GAATTTGCGGAAGATCGTGCTCAGTTTCTTCCACCCTGGGTTTTGTATTTTAGCGGATGTGAGGAGCGGGATCGCCTACTAGCAGAATTGAGTCAAGCTTGGGCTGCTGTTTACCAG GTAAGCCTACCTCGTAAGCCGGTGTCAGACCCGCCAGTGCAGAAGAGATGTAGGGAAGCGCTGGAGCTGATGAAGAGTGCATGGCAGAGGAGTGACAGCCTACACCGAGGTCGATCAGAGAGAGAGCCATGGTGCTGA
- the plekhm2 gene encoding pleckstrin homology domain-containing family M member 2 isoform X2, producing the protein MDQLKVKDRILENISLSVKKLQSYFAACEDETPAIRNHDRVLQRLCEHLDHALLYGLQDISSGYWVLVLHFTRREAVRQIDELQHIATNLGRSRAWLYLALSESSLESYLRLFQENQGLLQKYYYKNALVCSHDHLTLFLTLVSGLEFIRFDLELDVPYLDVAPYMPEYYKPHNLLDFEERLPSSDSLSLHSFTSLTSTNLEWDDSAIAPSSEEGDLTDPVSGPRSSGSDPQTVVSDSVVVRATAGTIRTTSLSRSPTFRHNPFNEDSDTNTSADVTPVHMASRHASTTLADAEITNTELEVIRMARRRRPGKKRRGRGSTDSVSSEQNVISPDTADTEECLQIVVERDIVVNNSNLDSRGHLERSNGPDSESASNGRPEGEDEDPEAGLRLPEMTDTSMDSVGEPLRDVMDRLNGPLDGEHWQRSEGEEGEDGTCTSQDGPPHQRPFREDSGGKPPDPSRSFLQAPLPPADFYCFTSQSPDPAASCGGHNDSAGNGESQDVPVGDEDLGEAEKQATGQDPSIPLETSAEEECSKEEEKQQEEDKDHAAQCSHAAEFKVDNNHLLLLMIHVFRENEEQLFKMVRMSTGHMEGDLEPLFLLLTDCYIYLLRKGAAEKPYSVEEAVSYNELDYISVGLHQQTITLVCTNRRRQFLLDTADSSLTVWFLNVLKAALENGCREPPFPSVLTDATMEKLALSKFVCQETQCELSELSIRLYSLVHWEDPMDAVVASPTSPSGSRESSSAKEGALLYRAGSTYLGKEVWKSCYLVLSNGILYQYAERTDVTPLMSVTMGGGHCGGCRRSNSSEKPHAFQVILTERPPLELSAENELEMADWMQLLCQSVSKGIIPQGVAPAPCIPCCLVLTDRKLLTCHQDCQTSFFRSLGAADLNDVTAVGLEDDKEYCVIEFAEDRAQFLPPWVLYFSGCEERDRLLAELSQAWAAVYQVSLPRKPVSDPPVQKRCREALELMKSAWQRSDSLHRGRSEREPWC; encoded by the exons ATGGATCAACTCAAAGTCAAAGACCGGATCCTCGAAAACATCTCTCTCTCCGTCAAGAAG TTGCAGAGTTATTTTGCTGCCTGTGAGGATGAGACGCCAGCCATCAGGAATCACGACCGGGTTCTTCAGCGGCTGTGTGAACACCTGGATCATGCTCTGCTTTATGG GCTGCAGGATATCTCATCGGGTTACTGGGTACTCGTATTACACTTCACAAGACGAGAGGCCGTCCGACAGATTGATGAGCTTCAGCACATAGCTACCAATCTTGGCAGAA GTCGTGCCTGGCTCTACTTAGCACTCAGTGAAAGTTCTTTAGAAAGCTACCTCCGACTCTTTCAGGAGAATCAGGGACTGCTCCAGAAATACTATTACAA AAATGCGCTGGTTTGCAGTCATGACCATCTCACACTGTTTCTTACGCTTGTCTCTGGCCTGGAGTTCATTCGCTTCGACCTGGAATTG GATGTCCCATATCTGGATGTTGCTCCTTACATGCCAGAATACTACAAACCCCACAATCTGTTGGATTTTGAGGAGAGGTTGCCAAGCTCTGATAGCCTGTCTCTGCACTCTTTCACATCCCTCACCTCCACTAACCTTGAGTGGGACGACAGCGCTATTGCCCCATCCAGTGAAG AGGGAGACTTGACCGATCCAGTCAGCGGGCCCCGCTCCTCCGGATCAGACCCTCAGACTGTTGTCAGTGATAGTGTTGTAGTGAGGGCCACTGCAGGAACCATCAGAACCACATCTCTGTCACGAAGCCCTACGTTTCGGCACAATCCCTTCAATGAGGACTCAGACACTAACACTTCAGCTGACGTCACCCCAGTGCACATGGCTAGCCGTCATGCTTCCACAACATTAGCGGATGCTGAGATCACCAACACTGAGCTGGAAGTCATTAG AATGGCAAGGCGCAGAAGGCCTGGTAAGAAACGACGGGGAAGAGGGTCGACAGACTCTGTGAGCAGCGAACAGAATGTCATCTCTCCAGACACGGCTGACACTGAGGAATGCCTTCAGATTGTAGTTGAGAGAGACATTGTAGTCAATAACAGTAATCTGGACAGTCGGGGTCATCTGGAGAGGTCAAATGGTCCAGACTCCGAGTCTGCAAGCAATGGGAGGCCAGAAGGAGAAGATGAAGACCCGGAGGCAGGGCTGAGGCTTCCTGAAATGACAGACACTTCCATGGACAGTGTGGGTGAACCCCTGCGTGATGTCATGGACAGACTGAACGGTCCTCTGGATGGAGAGCACTGGCAGAGGAGTGAAGGTGAGGAGGGAGAGGATGGAACTTGCACTAGTCAAGATGGACCGCCCCATCAGCGGCCCTTTCGAGAGGACTCGGGCGGTAAACCTCCAGACCCAAGTCGTAGCTTCTTGCAGGCCCCCCTTCCACCTGCGGACTTCTACTGCTTTACCTCACAGAGTCCAGACCCTGCTGCCTCGTGTGGTGGGCACAATGACTCTGCAGGGAATGGCGAGTCACAGGATGTTCCTGTTGGCGATGAAGATTTGGGAGAAGCAGAGAAACAAGCTACAGGGCAGGATCCCTCCATCCCCTTAGAGACGTCAGCTGAGGAGGAATGtagtaaagaagaagaaaagcagCAGGAGGAGGATAAAGACCATGCAGCACAGTGCTCCCATGCTGCAGAGTTTAA GGTGGATAACAATCACCTTCTGCTGCTCATGATTCACGTTTTCAGGGAGAATGAAGAACAGCTCTTTAAG ATGGTGAGAATGAGCACAGGCCACATGGAAGGAGATTTGGAGCCTCTGTTTCTGCTGTTGACGGACTGTTACATTTACCTCTTGCGAAAAG GGGCAGCGGAGAAGCCTTATAGTGTTGAGGAGGCGGTATCTTATAATGAGCTGGACTACATCTCT GTTGGACTTCACCAGCAGACTATCACTCTGGTGTGCACTAACAGAAGACGGCAGTTCCTTTTGGACACAGCCGACTCATCTCTGACTGT CTGGTTTCTGAATGTCCTGAAGGCGGCCTTGGAAAATGGCTGTAGGGAGCCTCCCTTCCCCTCAGTTCTAACTGACGCTACCATGGAGAAATTGGCTCTTTCTAAGTTTGTATGCCAAGAGACTCAGTGTGAG TTATCCGAGTTAAGCATCCGCCTGTATTCTCTGGTTCACTGGGAGGACCCAATGGATGCAGTGGTGGCTTCACCAACATCTCCGTCCGGCTCCAGAGAATCCAGTAGCGCTAAAGAGGGGGCACTGTTGTACCGCGCTGGGAGCACTTATTTGGGGAAGGAAGTGTGGAAAAGCTGTTACTTGGTTCTCAG CAACGGCATCCTGTATCAGTATGCAGAGAGGACTGATGTTACACCTTTGATGTCTGTTACCATGGG GGGAGGGCACTGTGGAGGCTGTAGGCGGTCAAACAGCTCAGAGAAGCCTCATGCTTTTCAAGTGATTCTGACAGAACGTCCTCCATTAGAGCTCAGTGCAGAAAATGAACTGGAAATGGCCGACTGGATGCAGTTGCTCTGCCAATCTGTTTCTAAAGGG ATTATTCCACAGGGAGTAGCTCCTGCACCCTGTATTCCGTGTTGCCTTGTACTCACAGACAGGAAGTTGCTCACATGTCACCAGGATTGCCAGACCAGTTTTTTCCGTTCTCTAGGAGCAGCTGATCTAAACGATGTCACAGCTGTTGGCCTGGAAGATGATAAAGAATACTGTGTCATT GAATTTGCGGAAGATCGTGCTCAGTTTCTTCCACCCTGGGTTTTGTATTTTAGCGGATGTGAGGAGCGGGATCGCCTACTAGCAGAATTGAGTCAAGCTTGGGCTGCTGTTTACCAG GTAAGCCTACCTCGTAAGCCGGTGTCAGACCCGCCAGTGCAGAAGAGATGTAGGGAAGCGCTGGAGCTGATGAAGAGTGCATGGCAGAGGAGTGACAGCCTACACCGAGGTCGATCAGAGAGAGAGCCATGGTGCTGA
- the ddost gene encoding dolichyl-diphosphooligosaccharide--protein glycosyltransferase 48 kDa subunit, translated as MAMGCLSMRDTATPATLTCKRRVATMVPASSGVFSRSALFVLSVALMLQAVLGDGKTLVLLDNPNIRDTHSIFFRSLADRGFDLAFKTADDPGLSLIKYGQFLYDHLIIFSPSVEDFGGNINVETITAFIDGGGNVLVAASSDIGDPLRELGSECGIEFDEEKTAVIDHHNYDVSDPGEHTLIVADPENLLKAPTIVGKPTDKPVLFKGVGMVADPDNSLVLDILTGSSTSYSYFPDRPVTQYPHAVGKNTLLIAGLQARNNARVVFSGSLHFFSDAFFNSPVQKAAPGSKRYEQTGNQELAEALSRWVFKEAGVLRVGAVTHHPVGESTPPAAYTITDLVEYSIVIEMLSGGKWVPFDGDDIQLEFVRIDPFVRTYLKKNGGKYSVQFKLPDVYGVFQFKVDYNRLGYTHLYSSTQVSVRPLQHTQYERFIPSAFPYYASAFSMMAGLFVFSVVFLHMREKEKSD; from the exons ATGGCGATGGGTTGCTTGTCAATGAGGGACACCGCGACTCCTGCAACATTAACCTGCAAAAGACGAGTTGCTACAATGGTCCCCGCGTCGTCTGGTGTGTTCAGCAGAAGCGCTCTGTTTGTTTTATCCGTGGCGTTAATGTTGCAGGCAGTTTTAGGAGACGGAAAGACTCTCGTTCTGCTGGACAATCCCAACATCAGAGACACTCATTCAATCTTCTTCCGCAGTTTAGCAG ATCGTGGGTTTGACCTTGCCTTCAAAACTGCTGATGATCCTGGTCTCTCTTTGATCAAGTATGGCCAATTCCTCTATGACCATCTCATCATTTTCTCTCCATCAGTGGAAG ATTTTGGGGGCAACATCAATGTAGAGACCATTACAGCCTTCATTGATGGTGGAGGAAATGTTCTCGTTGCTGCCAGCTCTGATATTG GTGATCCTCTGAGAGAGCTAGGCAGTGAATGTGGGATTGAATTTGATGAGGAGAAAACTGCTGTTATTGATCACCATAACTATGACGTTTCTGATCCTGGTGAG cacacCCTGATTGTTGCAGACCCAGAGAATCTTCTTAAAGCCCCGACTATAGTTGGCAAGCCCACTGATAAACCGGTCCTGTTCAAAGGTGTTGG CATGGTGGCTGATCCAGATAACTCTCTGGTGCTGGACATTCTGACAGGATCTTCCACCTCTTACTCCTACTTCCCAGATCGCCCCGTCACGCAG TATCCTCATGCAGTTGGAAAGAACACCCTCCTGATCGCCGGTCTCCAGGCAAGAAACAATGCACGTGTGGTTTTCAGCGGGTCACTGCACTTCTTCAGTGATGCTTTTTTCAACTCCCCTGTGCAGAAGGCTGCCCCTGGGTCAAAGAG GTATGAACAGACCGGTAACCAGGAGCTGGCTGAGGCCCTGTCTCGCTGGGTGTTTAAGGAGGCTGGTGTTCTGAGGGTTGGGGCTGTTACCCATCATCCAGTTGGAGAGAGCACTCCCCCTGCTGCCTACACCATCACGGACCTTGTG GAATACAGCATTGTGATTGAGATGTTGTCTGGTGGAAAGTGGGTGCCTTTTGATGGAGATGACATTCAGCTGGAATTTGTCAGAATTGATCCATTTGTTAGAACCTACCTCAAGAAAAATG GTGGAAAATACAGTGTACAGTTCAAGCTTCCAGATGTTTATGGAGTTTTCCAGTTCAAAGTTGACTACAACAGACTTGGCTACACACACCTGTACTCTTCAACCCAG GTTTCTGTCCGCCCCTTGCAGCATACCCAATATGAGCGCTTCATCCCCTCTGCCTTTCCATATTATGCCAGTGCCTTCTCTATGATGGCAGGACTCTTTGTTTTCAGTGTCGTCTTTCTACatatgagagaaaaagagaagtcTGATTAA